A genomic stretch from Helianthus annuus cultivar XRQ/B chromosome 1, HanXRQr2.0-SUNRISE, whole genome shotgun sequence includes:
- the LOC110945049 gene encoding inositol transporter 4 produces MEGGVVKPNKTEFSECFKTIWRTPYIMLLAFSAGIGGLLFGYDTGVISGASLYIRDDFKDVERHTWLQETIVSTAVAGAIVGAAIGGWMNDRFGRKKSILCADFLFCLGSLTMALAPNPWVIIVGRLFVGLGVGLVSMTSPLYISEASPARIRGALVSTNGLLLTGGQFLSYLINLAFSKTRGNWRWMLGIAGVPPLVQFILMCFLPESPRWLYRQNKIIEARNILEKIYPSNEVGEEMKALQSSVETEKEAEGSLGDGIFSKMKSAWGNKVVRRGLYAGVTVQVAQQFVGINTVMYYSPTIVQLAGFASNRTALALSLVTTGLNSFGTMLSMLFVDRFGRRRLMLISMVGIITCLVVLSILFFQASVHAPLVGISESNRFGVNYTCSDFKGSTNPSSWNCMTCLRASPGCGFCASNENIYNPGACLAVDTITRSSCRAQHRTWYTYGCPSKFGIFTVLLLGLYILCYAPGIGTVPWIVNSEIYPLRYRGTGGGIAAVSNWVSNLVISETFLTLTETLGSSGTFLLFAGFSTVGLVAIFFLVPETKGMHFEEVEKMLEKGYRPRLWCSQDKDMKSAS; encoded by the exons ATGGAAGGAGGTGTGGTCAAGCCGAATAAAACAGAGTTTTCAGAGTGTTTTAAGACGATTTGGCGTACACCTTATATAATGTTGCTAGCATTTTCTGCTGGAATTGGAGGGCTCTTATTTGGTTATGATACTG GAGTTATTTCGGGTGCCTCGCTATATATTCGAGACGATTTTAAAGATGTGGAAAGGCATACGTGGTTGCAG GAAACTATCGTTAGCACGGCAGTAGCAGGAGCTATTGTTGGTGCAGCAATCGGTGGATGGATGAATGATAGATTTGGGAGGAAAAAGTCAATATTATGTGCTGACTTTTTGTTCTGTCTTGGTTCATTAACCATGGCTCTAGCTCCAAACCCATGGGTCATAATTGTTGGTAGACTTTTTGTTGGTTTGGGCGTTGGACTCGTCTCCATGACATCCCCATTATACATCTCTGAAGCATCTCCGGCTCGCATAAGAGGTGCACTTGTTAGCACCAATGGTTTACTCCTTACAGGAGGACAGTTTTTATCATACCTCATCAATTTAGCATTTTCCAAG ACACGTGGAAATTGGCGTTGGATGCTTGGGATTGCTGGAGTTCCGCCGTTGGTGCAGTTTATCTTGATGTGTTTTCTTCCTGAGTCTCCCAGATGGTTGTATCGGCAG AATAAAATAATCGAGGCACGCAATATACTAGAAAAGATCTATCCATCTAACGAAGTGGGCGAAGAAATGAAAGCCTTGCAATCATCGGTTGAAACCGAAAAGGAAGCGGAAGGGTCGCTAGGAGATGGTATCTTTTCAAAGATGAAAAGTGCATGGGGCAATAAGGTTGTTAGAAGAGGACTATATGCAGGTGTCACTGTCCAAGTTGCGCAACAATTTGTTGGAATCAATACCGTCATGTACTACAGTCCCACCATTGTGCAACTCGCTGGATTCGCCTCCAATAGGACAGCATTAGCGCTATCTCTAGTTACCACGGGCCTCAACTCGTTTGGTACCATGTTAAGTATGTTGTTTGTTGATAGGTTTGGAAGGAGGAGGTTGATGCTCATCTCAATGGTTGGGATCATTACTTGCCTCGTGGTTTTATCGATCTTGTTCTTTCAGGCTTCGGTTCACGCTCCTCTTGTTGGTATTAGCGAGTCGAATCGTTTTGGGGTTAACTATACATGTTCAGATTTCAAAGGATCAACAAATCCATCATCATGGAACTGCATGACTTGCTTGAGAGCATCCCCAGGATGTGGCTTTTGTGCAAGCAACGAAAATATA TATAATCCTGGGGCATGTTTGGCTGTTGACACCATCACCCGAAGCAGTTGTCGAGCACAACATCGTACATGGTACACCTATGGTTGCCCAAGCAAGTTCGGGATTTTCACAGTTTTACTCCTCGGGTTATACATTTTGTGTTACGCTCCTGGGATCGGGACTGTGCCTTGGATCGTGAATTCAGAGATATACCCATTAAGATATCGTGGCACTGGTGGGGGGATCGCAGCGGTTTCAAACTGGGTTTCAAATCTAGTCATAAGTGAAACATTCCTAACGTTAACCGAGACATTAGGGTCTTCTGGTACGTTTCTGCTTTTCGCAGGGTTCTCTACGGTAGGACTCGTGGCTATATTTTTTCTCGTCCCAGAAACGAAAGGGATGCACTTTGAGGAGGTTGAGAAGATGCTAGAAAAAGGATATCGACCAAGGTTATGGTGTAGTCAAGACAAGGATATGAAGTCTGCTTCTTAG